The Rhodococcus antarcticus DNA segment GAGCAGGGGCGGATCGCCGCCCAGCTGCTGCTCGACGAGCTGGAGGGACGAACCCCTCGCGGGGGGTCGTCCGCGCGGACGGTCTCCACCGAGCTGGTCGTCCGGGGCACGACGGGTCCGGCTCCGACGCCGGCGGACCCCCGGCTCACGCGGTCGCACCGGAGCTCGCCGACCTAGGCCTCAGCCGTTCGCGCGGACCCACTCCTCGAGGTGCGGGGCCTCGGTGCCGATCGTGGTGCCGTCGCCGTGCCCGGTGTGCACGGCCGTCTCGACGGGCAGGGCGAACAGGCGGTCACGGATCGAGCCGATGATGGTGCCGAAGTCGGAGTAGGAGCGTCCGGTGGCGCCGGGTCCGCCCTGGAACAGGGTGTCCCCGGTGAACAGCAGGCCGGCCTCGGGAACGTGCAGGCAGGTGCTGCCGGGCGAGTGGCCCGGGGTGTGCAGCGCGTGGACCTCGGTGCCGCCCACGGTGATCCGCTGGCCGTCGGTGAGCGCGGCGTGGGCGACGCCCGGGTGGGTCATCTCCCACAGCACGTCGTCGGCGGGGTTCAGCAGCACGGGCGCGTCGAGGGTGCGGCCGAGCTCGGGGGCCACCGTGACGTGGTCGTCGTGGCCGTGCGTGCACACCACCGCGACCACGGTGCGCCCCGCGACGGCCGCCACGATCGGCTGGGCGGCGTGGGCGGCGTCGACCACCAGCACCTCGTCGTCGTCCCCGAGCAGCCAGACGTTGTTGTCCACCTCCCAGGTCCCGCCGTCGAGGCTGAAGGTGCCGGAGGTGACCACGCGGTCGACCCGGAAGGTGCCGGCCATCAGAGCGCCGGGCCCGAGAGCTCGACGACCGAGCGCAGCACGCCCCCGCTGTGCATGGTCCGGAAGGCCTGCTCCACCGCGTCCAGCGCGATCCGCTCGGTGACGAACTTCTCCAGCGGCAGCCGGCCCTGCTTCCACAGGTCGACCAGCATCGGGAAGTCCCGCTCGGGCAGGCAGTCGCCGTACCAGGAGGACTTGAGCGCGCCACCGCGGCCGAAGATGTCGATCATCGGGACGTCGACCACCAGGTCGGGGGTGGGCACGCCCACGAGGACGACGGTGCCGGCGAGGTCGCGGGCGTAGAAGGCGGCCTTCCACGTCTCCGGGCGGCCCACGGCGTCGATGACCACGTCGGCCCCGAAGCCACCGGTGAGCTCCTGCACGGCCTCGACGAGGCCGTCGTGGTCGAGGTCGGTGCTGTTGACCGTGTGGGTGGCCCCGAAGTCGGTGGCCCACGCCAGCTTCTGGTCGTCCCGGTCGATCGCGATGATGGTGCTCGCCCCGGCCAGGCGGGCCCCGGCGATGGCCGCGTCGCCCACACCGCCGCAGCCGATGACGGCGACGGAGTCACCGCGACCCACACCGCCGGTGTTCACCGCAGCGCCGAGGCCGGCCATCACGCCGCAGCCGAGCAGCCCGACGACGGCCGGGTCGGAGGACGGGTCGACCTTGGTGCACTGCCCCTCGTGGACCAGCGTCTTGTCCGCGAACGCCCCGATGCCCAGCGCCGCGGTCAGCTCGGTGCCGTCCTCCAGCGTCATCTTCTGCGCCGCGTTGTGGGTGGTGAAGCAGAACCAGGGCTCACCGCGCCGGCAGGCCCGACAGTCCCCGCACACCGCGCGCCAGTTGAGGACCACGAAGTCGCCGACCTCGACGTGCGTGACGCCCTCGCCGACGGTCTCCACCACGCCCGCGGCCTCGTGTCCCAGCAGGAAGGGGAAATCGTCGTTGATGCCGCCCTCGCGGTAGGTCAGGTCCGTGTGGCACACCCCGCACGACTGCACCGCCACGACCA contains these protein-coding regions:
- a CDS encoding MBL fold metallo-hydrolase, which encodes MAGTFRVDRVVTSGTFSLDGGTWEVDNNVWLLGDDDEVLVVDAAHAAQPIVAAVAGRTVVAVVCTHGHDDHVTVAPELGRTLDAPVLLNPADDVLWEMTHPGVAHAALTDGQRITVGGTEVHALHTPGHSPGSTCLHVPEAGLLFTGDTLFQGGPGATGRSYSDFGTIIGSIRDRLFALPVETAVHTGHGDGTTIGTEAPHLEEWVRANG
- a CDS encoding S-(hydroxymethyl)mycothiol dehydrogenase; the encoded protein is MPQQVRGVIARSKGAPVELVTVVVPDPGPGEVVVAVQSCGVCHTDLTYREGGINDDFPFLLGHEAAGVVETVGEGVTHVEVGDFVVLNWRAVCGDCRACRRGEPWFCFTTHNAAQKMTLEDGTELTAALGIGAFADKTLVHEGQCTKVDPSSDPAVVGLLGCGVMAGLGAAVNTGGVGRGDSVAVIGCGGVGDAAIAGARLAGASTIIAIDRDDQKLAWATDFGATHTVNSTDLDHDGLVEAVQELTGGFGADVVIDAVGRPETWKAAFYARDLAGTVVLVGVPTPDLVVDVPMIDIFGRGGALKSSWYGDCLPERDFPMLVDLWKQGRLPLEKFVTERIALDAVEQAFRTMHSGGVLRSVVELSGPAL